A window of the Dyadobacter pollutisoli genome harbors these coding sequences:
- a CDS encoding helix-turn-helix domain-containing protein, translating to MDIKSWSQIKDEVYGVKGTEERDRLDREFESFKIGLLLRQAREDKSLTQAQLGEIVNKKREYISRVENDGSNLTLRTLYEIVEKGLGGKVKIQIEF from the coding sequence ATGGACATTAAAAGCTGGAGTCAAATTAAAGACGAAGTTTACGGTGTTAAAGGAACCGAAGAGAGAGATCGTCTGGATAGAGAATTTGAAAGTTTCAAAATCGGATTGCTTTTAAGGCAAGCCCGTGAAGATAAGTCGCTTACTCAGGCACAGTTGGGTGAGATCGTCAATAAAAAAAGGGAATATATATCCAGAGTTGAAAACGACGGAAGCAATCTTACTTTAAGAACACTTTATGAAATTGTTGAGAAAGGGTTGGGGGGGAAAGTGAAAATACAAATAGAGTTCTAA
- the iolB gene encoding 5-deoxy-glucuronate isomerase yields MSELLIKPKPDNKTYHSLTSEQAGWTYLNFEAKVLEVDEQILGNTAEYEYCIVLLSGNFKVEAAGQTWETKNGRKNVFSGIGHAMYLSRNTAFTLTAQSPGTDIAICWVASDEDHLPRMKRPEEAAIEYRGGDNANRQINSLLEPGFDCHKIVCVEVYTPSGNWSSFPAHKHDERKVDADGNLIEANLEEIYFYKIDKPQGYAIQQVYTEDRSLDEIVRVKNNEAVLVPKGYHPVVAGHGYNVYYLNFLAGSDQSLANTSDPDHDWIYGSWKGSDPRLPIVTAEMNG; encoded by the coding sequence ATGAGCGAGCTGCTGATCAAACCCAAACCTGACAATAAAACGTACCATTCACTCACCAGCGAGCAAGCCGGATGGACGTATTTGAACTTCGAAGCTAAAGTACTGGAAGTTGATGAACAAATTTTGGGCAACACAGCGGAATATGAGTACTGCATTGTTTTACTGAGCGGGAATTTCAAAGTAGAAGCCGCAGGACAGACCTGGGAAACCAAAAATGGCCGCAAAAACGTGTTCAGCGGCATTGGTCACGCGATGTACCTGTCCAGAAACACAGCCTTCACGCTTACCGCTCAATCTCCCGGAACAGATATCGCCATTTGCTGGGTAGCTTCTGATGAAGATCATCTACCGCGAATGAAACGGCCGGAAGAGGCTGCCATAGAGTATCGCGGAGGTGACAATGCAAACCGTCAGATCAACAGCTTACTCGAACCAGGTTTTGACTGCCATAAAATTGTTTGCGTGGAAGTCTATACACCCTCGGGCAATTGGAGTTCCTTCCCCGCTCATAAACACGACGAACGCAAAGTAGATGCCGATGGTAATCTCATCGAAGCTAATCTGGAAGAGATTTATTTTTATAAAATCGACAAGCCGCAAGGCTATGCTATTCAGCAGGTTTACACCGAAGACAGATCACTCGACGAAATCGTAAGAGTAAAAAACAATGAAGCTGTACTGGTTCCGAAAGGATACCATCCGGTGGTGGCAGGACATGGCTACAATGTTTACTATCTCAATTTCCTGGCAGGAAGCGATCAATCCCTGGCCAACACTTCCGACCCCGACCACGACTGGATATACGGCTCCTGGAAAGGTTCAGATCCAAGATTACCGATCGTAACGGCGGAGATGAACGGCTAG
- a CDS encoding type II toxin-antitoxin system RelE/ParE family toxin, with the protein MIRIREVVAYKHYFDDFVEQQPKQVRRKIFRVIEAIETLQHIPSTFIKHLQGTKGLYEARIMLGSNIWRVFCFFDDDKVVILLNGFQKKTERTPKNEIERALRLMTEYLESKRNDNGH; encoded by the coding sequence ATGATTAGAATTAGAGAAGTTGTCGCGTACAAACACTATTTCGATGACTTTGTAGAACAACAACCAAAACAAGTACGGCGTAAAATTTTTCGGGTTATTGAAGCCATTGAAACATTGCAACACATTCCGTCCACGTTTATCAAACATTTGCAAGGAACAAAAGGACTTTACGAGGCAAGAATAATGCTGGGTTCAAATATTTGGAGAGTGTTTTGCTTTTTTGACGATGACAAAGTTGTGATTCTTCTTAATGGATTTCAGAAAAAAACGGAACGAACTCCTAAAAACGAAATTGAGCGAGCTTTAAGGCTAATGACAGAATATTTAGAATCTAAACGTAACGATAATGGACATTAA
- a CDS encoding ABC transporter permease codes for MLQNYFKIAWRNLIRNKTYSILILAGLASGMTCAAALWLYVHDELSYDRYHKHAECIFRINLDIKWSGNEYKMGITSSPFGPVLQQEFPEINNTLRVKKSDQKFKVGEKSINVKGMIYADSSLFSFFDHKFIEGNPQTALSTRNSLVMTEKLALFLFGKTSGLIGKVVTVKENLPFTVSGIIREVPANHHLKFDAILPYYNQEVSGIDLDKWDSFNSMTYVMLNDPGAAGKLESKMPAFYKKYIAKAINDTNDSKVSFHIAFQPLGDIHLKSSHLMGEENGSSMSYVYTFSVIGLFILLIAMVNYINLATARSMGRAKEIGIRKAAGSQRFQLINQFLSESILMSFLAMVLGLVLLYALLPFFNQIADKTLTFDITDFRTAALFVGLTLVTGLISGIYPAFILSRFKPAAVLKGAIARNSKGIFLRKSLVILQFSISMVMVVGTITVYRQLQYMKQTGLGFNQQQVIFIPLKGQSVLQSAEVLKSKLLQNPVIASASLTNGSIGDGLNNKSTFSFYAKGAEIPVSSEYFNVDTDFLNVLQIRLLEGRNFTSDLDNDSSDAVLVNQAMLKRLGWKDHKAGLIEVDARRVQITGVIQDFHLRSLHTQIEPLVLILKKREAANLLIRVSGNNIPAALNYIRHTFSEVNTGQPFEYAFLDQTFARQYNADERKGNLFLAFSGIAIIIACLGLFGLATFTAEQRTKEIGVRKVLGASVASVVALLSTDFIKLIIISIVISAPIGWYIMQIWLRGFAYKIGVEWWIFAVAGFLSVLIALLTVSFQSIKAALCNPVKSLRAE; via the coding sequence ATGCTACAAAACTATTTCAAGATCGCCTGGCGAAACCTCATCCGAAACAAAACTTACAGCATTCTCATACTAGCAGGACTAGCCTCGGGTATGACTTGTGCGGCTGCATTATGGCTCTATGTTCATGACGAATTAAGCTATGATCGCTATCATAAGCATGCGGAATGTATTTTCAGAATAAACCTTGACATCAAATGGTCGGGTAATGAGTACAAAATGGGCATCACGTCTTCACCTTTCGGTCCTGTACTACAACAGGAGTTTCCGGAAATCAATAATACGTTGAGGGTCAAAAAAAGTGACCAGAAGTTTAAGGTAGGTGAAAAGTCTATCAATGTGAAGGGCATGATCTACGCAGATTCTTCATTGTTTTCTTTTTTTGATCACAAATTCATAGAAGGTAATCCTCAAACAGCATTATCAACTCGTAACAGCCTCGTTATGACGGAGAAGTTGGCTTTGTTCTTGTTTGGTAAAACCTCGGGACTTATTGGTAAGGTTGTTACCGTAAAAGAAAATCTGCCGTTTACGGTCTCGGGCATTATCCGGGAAGTTCCTGCCAATCACCATCTGAAGTTCGACGCCATTTTGCCTTATTATAATCAGGAAGTAAGCGGCATTGACCTTGACAAATGGGATAGTTTTAATTCCATGACTTATGTGATGCTTAACGACCCGGGGGCTGCGGGTAAATTGGAAAGCAAAATGCCCGCCTTCTACAAAAAATACATTGCCAAGGCGATCAATGATACCAACGATTCCAAGGTAAGTTTTCATATTGCTTTTCAACCGCTGGGAGATATTCACCTTAAGTCTTCTCATTTAATGGGTGAGGAGAATGGCAGCAGCATGAGTTATGTGTACACGTTTTCGGTGATTGGCTTGTTCATTCTTTTGATCGCCATGGTTAATTACATTAATCTGGCTACGGCTCGTTCAATGGGGCGAGCCAAAGAGATTGGCATACGGAAAGCCGCCGGTTCTCAAAGGTTCCAGCTGATAAACCAGTTTCTGTCTGAATCCATTCTGATGTCTTTTCTGGCAATGGTTTTGGGCCTGGTGCTGCTTTATGCGTTGCTCCCTTTCTTCAATCAGATCGCTGATAAAACTCTGACTTTTGATATAACCGATTTCAGAACGGCTGCATTGTTTGTCGGATTGACGCTGGTAACCGGGCTGATCAGTGGCATTTATCCTGCTTTTATTTTGTCGCGGTTTAAGCCTGCAGCAGTACTGAAAGGTGCCATCGCCAGAAATAGCAAAGGAATATTTCTGAGAAAGTCGTTGGTAATATTGCAGTTCTCCATTTCAATGGTCATGGTTGTCGGGACGATTACCGTGTACCGCCAACTGCAATATATGAAGCAAACCGGGTTGGGTTTTAATCAGCAGCAAGTCATTTTCATACCGTTAAAAGGCCAGTCGGTTTTACAGTCGGCAGAAGTTTTAAAAAGCAAATTATTGCAGAACCCCGTCATTGCCAGCGCTAGTTTGACCAATGGCAGCATCGGCGATGGTTTGAATAACAAATCGACTTTTTCTTTCTACGCAAAAGGAGCGGAAATACCAGTTAGTTCGGAATATTTCAATGTTGATACTGATTTTCTGAATGTCCTGCAAATCCGTTTACTGGAAGGCCGGAATTTTACATCAGACTTGGACAATGACAGCTCAGATGCGGTTCTGGTTAATCAGGCAATGCTGAAACGATTGGGTTGGAAGGATCACAAGGCAGGTTTAATTGAGGTCGATGCAAGAAGAGTTCAGATAACGGGTGTGATCCAAGATTTTCACTTGCGGTCGCTTCACACACAGATCGAGCCTTTGGTATTGATTTTAAAGAAAAGAGAGGCAGCTAACCTGCTCATACGTGTTTCAGGAAACAATATACCTGCTGCCCTGAATTATATCAGGCATACATTCAGTGAGGTTAATACGGGTCAACCGTTTGAATATGCTTTCCTGGATCAAACATTTGCCAGGCAATACAACGCCGACGAGCGAAAAGGTAATTTATTTCTCGCATTTTCCGGGATTGCCATTATTATTGCCTGCCTGGGATTGTTTGGTCTGGCTACTTTTACCGCGGAACAACGTACGAAAGAGATTGGTGTGCGTAAAGTACTAGGCGCATCGGTTGCGAGCGTAGTGGCATTATTGTCAACCGATTTTATCAAACTGATCATTATTTCGATCGTCATTTCCGCGCCCATTGGTTGGTATATTATGCAAATATGGCTGCGCGGCTTCGCTTATAAGATTGGAGTTGAATGGTGGATTTTCGCTGTTGCAGGTTTCCTTTCGGTGCTCATAGCCCTGCTGACGGTAAGTTTTCAGAGCATTAAAGCCGCTTTGTGTAATCCGGTTAAAAGCTTGCGGGCTGAGTAA
- a CDS encoding LacI family DNA-binding transcriptional regulator, translated as MNSSRPVTIKDIARRFRCSPSTVSRALNDHPAINEDTRKNIQEYAKEVGYQRNEVSLSLLNKKTASLGVVVPTISNYYETAVIEGLHTVLQPMGYTLNICVTNENYLLEKEYLSKLLSNRTEGIFLSVSQETYDSGYYEHLESVIQRKTPLIFIDREYEDFETSRATVDDYHGAFAAVEHLITIGYKQIAHLKGPNGLTVSEQRLKGYIDCLKKYNMSVQEELIINTNFKVESAIVPTKRLLEMTSPPDAIFGVNDQVAIGAMRVVKDKGLRIPQDVGLVGFDNSPISAYTFPSLTTVSRPGRKIGMEASRLFLNQVNASGDFLHESIVLPSELIIRESSLRTPQG; from the coding sequence ATGAATTCCTCCCGACCTGTTACTATTAAAGACATTGCCCGCCGTTTTCGCTGCTCTCCTTCCACCGTGTCGCGGGCGCTCAACGACCATCCCGCCATCAATGAAGATACCCGGAAAAACATCCAGGAATACGCAAAAGAGGTGGGTTACCAGCGAAATGAGGTATCGCTCAGTCTGTTAAACAAGAAAACTGCATCGTTGGGTGTGGTTGTGCCCACAATCAGCAATTACTACGAAACTGCGGTGATTGAAGGCCTTCATACGGTGTTGCAGCCGATGGGTTACACGCTCAATATCTGCGTGACCAATGAGAATTATTTGTTAGAGAAGGAGTACCTGTCCAAGTTGCTGTCAAATAGGACGGAAGGTATATTTTTATCGGTATCCCAGGAAACCTACGACTCGGGATATTACGAACATTTGGAAAGCGTAATCCAGCGAAAAACACCGCTGATTTTTATAGACCGTGAGTATGAGGACTTTGAGACAAGCCGGGCGACCGTGGATGACTACCATGGGGCATTCGCAGCGGTAGAGCATCTGATCACGATCGGATACAAGCAAATTGCACATTTAAAAGGCCCGAATGGTCTTACCGTTTCCGAGCAGCGGCTGAAAGGCTATATCGATTGTCTCAAAAAATACAACATGTCAGTTCAGGAAGAATTGATCATTAACACCAATTTCAAAGTAGAAAGCGCCATTGTTCCGACGAAGCGATTACTGGAAATGACCTCTCCACCCGATGCTATCTTCGGAGTCAACGATCAGGTGGCGATCGGAGCAATGCGGGTAGTGAAGGACAAAGGGCTCAGAATTCCTCAGGATGTGGGCTTGGTAGGGTTCGATAATTCGCCTATCTCAGCATACACTTTTCCTTCATTAACCACAGTGAGCCGGCCCGGCCGGAAAATAGGAATGGAGGCTTCGCGGCTTTTTCTAAATCAGGTGAATGCTTCCGGCGACTTCCTGCACGAAAGCATTGTGCTGCCTTCGGAGTTGATTATTAGGGAGTCGTCTCTGCGGACGCCTCAGGGTTAA
- a CDS encoding RagB/SusD family nutrient uptake outer membrane protein: MKKKLSLIFTVASLLFLAPGCTDLEEQVLDETLKANLSPEETANGLIAPVYALLPNLFQHTTYFALNEISTDEAILPYRGGTDWGDNGIYLALHQHNTTSTDPNVNSTWNTLAQSISRSITAISGLKNSTATTAALYSAEARGMRAYYNLIMLDMFGIVFVKDDPNVASVIIRGDEAVKYIESELLAVEPLVQPKSVVGPGRLNQAAVWGLLARLYLNAPVYRNIYSPTFTFPAADMDKVIQYTDKVIASGQAKLSSDYFAIFGNKNHTNEELIFAVDQRADLNGHNRMAYFSISGDQFPLAAFPAANGTDGPGITSDFYQSWVQAYGAVDPKRDPRFYQENMSVYSNQADTCINDADYKINRGILRGQQYGALRVNGAFVRCPDGKLKVGKLSYVTRNKANLAVNFSELIDFTTAGSNYNTGFRVEKYEFGSESNTGRNKGDADIVILRLADIYMMRAEAKLRKSNDAASALADVNLVRASRTATMAPPALTDMDLDLLFRERGFEFYWEMLRRSDMIRFGKYEGKWTEKTNSDVKKRIFPIPQTAIDGASNVPGYLKQNDGY, encoded by the coding sequence ATGAAAAAGAAATTATCACTCATATTTACGGTTGCCAGCTTATTATTTTTAGCACCGGGCTGTACCGATCTGGAAGAACAGGTTTTAGACGAAACGCTTAAAGCCAACTTGTCCCCGGAGGAAACTGCGAATGGTCTTATAGCACCCGTTTACGCGCTCCTTCCGAACTTGTTCCAGCATACCACCTACTTTGCTCTTAACGAAATTTCCACAGACGAGGCGATCCTGCCTTATCGCGGCGGAACGGACTGGGGCGACAATGGTATCTATCTCGCTTTGCACCAACATAATACGACCAGCACAGATCCTAACGTGAACAGTACCTGGAACACATTGGCGCAGTCTATTTCAAGGTCGATCACGGCTATCAGCGGATTGAAAAACTCCACTGCGACGACAGCAGCGTTGTATAGCGCAGAAGCAAGAGGGATGAGGGCTTACTACAACCTGATCATGCTTGATATGTTCGGGATTGTGTTTGTAAAAGATGATCCGAATGTGGCTTCTGTCATTATCAGAGGCGACGAAGCTGTGAAATACATTGAAAGCGAGCTACTTGCAGTTGAGCCGCTTGTACAGCCTAAGTCCGTTGTTGGACCTGGAAGATTGAACCAGGCAGCCGTATGGGGACTTCTGGCGCGCTTGTATTTGAATGCGCCTGTGTACCGTAACATTTATTCGCCTACATTCACTTTCCCTGCCGCTGACATGGACAAAGTGATCCAGTATACAGATAAGGTCATTGCCTCCGGCCAGGCTAAATTGTCATCGGATTACTTCGCCATTTTCGGAAACAAAAACCATACAAACGAAGAATTGATATTTGCGGTGGATCAGCGGGCCGATCTGAACGGACATAACCGTATGGCTTACTTTTCTATTTCCGGCGACCAGTTCCCGCTAGCCGCATTCCCGGCAGCAAACGGAACCGACGGACCAGGTATTACATCTGACTTTTACCAGTCATGGGTGCAGGCTTACGGAGCAGTTGACCCAAAACGTGACCCCCGTTTTTATCAGGAGAATATGTCTGTTTATTCCAATCAGGCCGATACCTGTATTAATGACGCAGATTATAAAATCAACCGCGGAATATTGAGAGGCCAGCAGTACGGCGCATTGCGTGTGAACGGAGCATTTGTAAGATGTCCTGATGGCAAACTGAAAGTTGGAAAACTCTCTTATGTAACGCGTAATAAAGCAAATCTGGCCGTAAACTTCTCCGAGCTGATCGATTTCACAACGGCGGGCAGCAATTATAACACAGGTTTCCGTGTAGAAAAATACGAGTTTGGCAGTGAGTCGAACACAGGACGGAACAAAGGTGATGCGGACATCGTAATCCTGCGTCTTGCGGACATATATATGATGCGCGCAGAAGCTAAATTGCGCAAAAGCAATGATGCGGCAAGTGCATTGGCCGATGTAAACCTGGTAAGAGCTTCCAGAACAGCTACAATGGCGCCGCCAGCATTAACGGATATGGACCTGGATCTGCTTTTCCGTGAAAGAGGATTCGAATTTTACTGGGAAATGCTTCGCAGGAGCGATATGATCCGTTTTGGCAAGTATGAAGGAAAATGGACTGAAAAGACTAACTCCGACGTAAAGAAAAGAATCTTCCCAATCCCACAAACTGCTATCGACGGTGCCTCAAACGTTCCGGGGTATTTGAAGCAGAATGACGGGTATTGA
- a CDS encoding SusC/RagA family TonB-linked outer membrane protein — protein MIRNCLLQATAVFGLHAIAAAEVPVPESQPRHVEKHMNILKEITLTGKVLTDGTAEGLPGVTVVISEVTGSNKQGTTTNESGAFTFNNLQTGTRYNLEFSYIGFEKQTLADFLLTESNNNSIEIKLKEAVSNLGEVVVVGYGSTVKKDITGSVKSLKSSDFNTGIINSPEQLLQGKVSGVNVTSATGEPGGKTNITVRGPGGVRTGSTPLFVVDGMALDNSGTGGDTNPLNFLNPQDIESMDVLKDASATAIYGARGANGVILITTKKGKSGQASVTYSGTLGISTMARPLDVLSGPDFVSEAAKLGGTVVDGKANTDWQKEISRSATTHNHNISIGGGTDKMTYYGSFGTQKQQGILKGSQQDRYTGRVNLSQKLLNDRVTLDVNLNATNTKNKRPNIQGMIGGAITANPTYAPYDADGNPSRYQDGTNPLISLMLYKELLSTNRVLASISPSVTIIKGLVYKLNFGLDNSTAIQDKQTLPNTVPFEIGRLENYQLKNSNRLIENYLTYTVNNKLHSFSALVGHSYQHISLSGKNFSINKFPISDIEPIYNPGLGQDLTLVLNQPGGFATINELQSFFGRVNYAFKDKYLATATLRVDGSSKFGANNKYGYFPSFSLGWRISEEPFMKSSPFSDLKLRAGWGSTGNQEIPSKITQARFTSAVSGTTSYPIGTGAYPAGTTNTRLANPDIQWEVSKQTDIGLDFSLFKGALSGEIDYFTKTSEKILLEVIPSDPIQPAGTFWTNVPNMKIKNQGLEIDLNYRNALDNGLRYSFGGNVTFIKNDVTGSPYSVIPSGAAQGSGLTSATINGYINNQPIGTFFLKEFIGFDEKGISKFRDVDGDGIITDKDRIAAGTALPTRMYNFNGNVSFKGFDLTANFNGVAGNKVYDNTANSNFYKLKLSKGVNVTPESYADAAESVNNSAPVSTRYLKNGAYLRLNNLVLGYNLNTTKLGISKWVQTVRLSVTGQNLALWTKYNGYDPEVNNDRSINGITSYGIDYLSYPKAKTILFGVNVGF, from the coding sequence ATGATTCGAAACTGCTTGTTGCAGGCAACCGCCGTTTTCGGCTTGCACGCAATAGCCGCAGCCGAAGTACCGGTTCCGGAAAGCCAACCCAGACATGTTGAAAAACACATGAATATATTGAAGGAAATCACTTTGACCGGTAAAGTCCTCACCGACGGTACCGCAGAAGGGCTTCCAGGCGTTACGGTGGTCATCTCGGAAGTGACCGGCAGCAACAAGCAGGGCACAACTACCAATGAATCCGGTGCGTTTACGTTCAATAATTTACAAACAGGAACCCGGTACAATCTTGAATTCAGCTACATTGGTTTTGAAAAACAGACACTGGCCGATTTCCTTCTTACTGAATCCAACAACAACTCCATTGAAATTAAGCTGAAAGAAGCGGTTTCCAATTTGGGTGAAGTAGTGGTAGTAGGTTACGGCAGTACTGTAAAAAAAGACATTACCGGCTCCGTGAAATCACTGAAAAGCTCCGATTTCAACACCGGGATCATTAACTCCCCCGAGCAACTTCTGCAAGGAAAAGTATCAGGTGTTAACGTTACGTCGGCAACAGGTGAGCCAGGTGGTAAAACCAACATTACCGTTCGTGGACCTGGTGGTGTGCGGACAGGCAGCACACCGCTTTTCGTTGTGGACGGGATGGCACTGGACAATAGCGGAACAGGTGGAGATACCAACCCACTAAACTTCCTCAATCCACAGGACATTGAGTCGATGGACGTTTTGAAAGACGCGTCAGCGACAGCAATTTACGGTGCGAGGGGTGCCAATGGTGTAATTTTGATCACCACCAAAAAAGGCAAATCCGGCCAGGCAAGTGTTACCTACTCCGGAACATTGGGTATTTCCACGATGGCACGTCCATTGGATGTTCTTTCAGGGCCGGATTTCGTTTCCGAAGCTGCCAAATTGGGCGGTACCGTAGTTGACGGCAAAGCGAATACCGATTGGCAAAAGGAAATCTCACGTTCTGCTACTACGCATAACCATAATATTTCCATTGGTGGCGGCACGGATAAAATGACTTATTACGGTTCATTCGGAACGCAGAAGCAGCAGGGAATTCTTAAAGGCAGCCAGCAGGACCGTTATACAGGACGTGTTAACCTATCCCAAAAATTGCTGAACGACCGCGTCACACTGGATGTTAACCTGAATGCGACCAATACGAAAAACAAAAGACCGAACATTCAGGGTATGATCGGCGGCGCTATCACGGCAAACCCAACTTATGCTCCTTATGACGCCGACGGAAATCCATCCAGATATCAGGATGGTACAAACCCGCTGATTTCTCTGATGCTTTACAAAGAACTTTTGAGCACTAACAGGGTTCTCGCAAGTATTTCTCCTTCGGTAACAATCATTAAGGGTTTGGTTTACAAACTGAACTTCGGGCTCGACAACTCTACTGCGATACAAGACAAGCAGACCTTGCCTAATACAGTTCCTTTCGAAATCGGACGACTTGAAAACTATCAGCTCAAAAACTCCAACCGTCTGATTGAGAACTACCTGACATATACTGTTAACAACAAGCTGCATAGTTTCAGCGCATTGGTAGGTCACTCTTACCAGCACATTTCACTTTCGGGTAAAAATTTCAGCATCAACAAATTCCCAATTTCGGACATTGAGCCTATCTACAATCCTGGCCTTGGACAAGACCTGACATTGGTACTGAACCAACCTGGCGGTTTTGCCACGATCAACGAGCTTCAATCGTTTTTTGGACGTGTTAACTATGCTTTCAAAGACAAGTATCTCGCTACTGCAACGCTGCGGGTTGACGGATCTTCGAAATTTGGTGCTAATAATAAATATGGTTATTTCCCTTCATTCTCATTGGGTTGGAGAATTTCTGAGGAGCCTTTCATGAAATCGTCCCCTTTCTCCGACCTGAAACTTCGTGCAGGCTGGGGATCAACCGGAAATCAGGAAATTCCTTCGAAAATTACCCAGGCACGGTTTACTTCGGCTGTTTCGGGAACTACGAGTTATCCGATCGGCACGGGCGCTTATCCTGCCGGTACTACCAACACAAGGCTCGCGAATCCTGACATTCAATGGGAAGTTTCCAAACAAACTGACATAGGACTTGACTTTTCTCTGTTCAAAGGCGCATTGAGCGGTGAGATTGATTACTTCACCAAAACATCTGAAAAGATTCTGCTTGAAGTCATTCCTTCCGATCCTATTCAGCCAGCCGGAACATTCTGGACCAATGTGCCGAATATGAAAATCAAGAACCAGGGCCTTGAAATCGACCTTAATTATAGAAATGCGCTGGACAACGGACTGCGCTACTCGTTTGGCGGAAACGTTACTTTCATTAAAAATGACGTTACAGGCTCACCGTATTCTGTAATCCCTTCGGGCGCAGCGCAAGGTTCAGGTTTGACGTCGGCGACGATCAACGGATACATTAACAACCAGCCAATCGGAACATTCTTCCTGAAAGAATTTATTGGTTTTGATGAAAAGGGGATCAGCAAATTCAGGGACGTGGATGGCGACGGAATTATTACCGACAAGGATCGCATTGCCGCAGGAACAGCGCTTCCTACCCGGATGTATAATTTCAACGGTAATGTTTCTTTCAAAGGATTTGACCTGACAGCAAACTTTAATGGTGTTGCCGGAAACAAGGTTTATGACAACACGGCCAACTCCAATTTCTACAAGCTGAAACTATCAAAAGGTGTAAACGTAACGCCGGAATCTTATGCAGATGCTGCGGAATCGGTCAATAACTCTGCTCCGGTTTCTACCAGATATTTGAAAAATGGTGCTTACCTGAGATTGAATAACCTGGTTTTGGGATACAATCTGAATACGACCAAGCTTGGTATTAGCAAATGGGTTCAGACAGTTAGGTTGTCGGTTACAGGTCAGAACCTGGCTTTGTGGACCAAGTACAATGGCTACGATCCGGAAGTGAACAACGACCGCTCGATCAACGGTATTACTTCTTATGGAATTGACTATTTAAGTTATCCAAAGGCTAAAACAATCCTTTTTGGTGTAAATGTTGGCTTTTAA
- a CDS encoding DUF6932 family protein, protein MEFDNLGNLSPYTVIKTDWMTFEANFVHRFPQSITRKNLFGEFSDYLISLKNILGNDFFQWVDGSFVTNKLNPNDIDLVTFVDWEIYAANESKIDSLRDFRNNTDARIDGYFVPVYSENHKKHVLYQADNLQWLYQFSRSRTDRKKGFIQLNH, encoded by the coding sequence TTGGAATTTGACAATCTTGGTAATTTGAGTCCTTATACTGTCATTAAAACAGATTGGATGACGTTTGAAGCAAATTTTGTTCATCGTTTCCCACAATCGATAACACGGAAAAATCTATTTGGGGAGTTTTCAGATTATCTAATTTCATTGAAGAATATCTTGGGAAATGATTTCTTTCAATGGGTCGACGGCAGTTTCGTTACCAATAAATTAAACCCAAATGATATCGATCTGGTGACATTCGTTGATTGGGAAATTTATGCAGCCAATGAAAGCAAGATAGACTCACTACGAGATTTCCGAAACAACACAGATGCCCGAATTGACGGTTATTTTGTTCCAGTTTATTCAGAAAATCATAAAAAGCACGTTCTTTACCAGGCAGATAACCTCCAATGGCTTTATCAATTCAGCAGATCAAGGACTGATCGAAAAAAAGGATTTATTCAACTAAATCATTGA